In the genome of Gadus chalcogrammus isolate NIFS_2021 chromosome 21, NIFS_Gcha_1.0, whole genome shotgun sequence, one region contains:
- the LOC130374484 gene encoding probable arginine--tRNA ligase, mitochondrial isoform X1 has protein sequence MACFFRRSIAAKLARTLHQPEDVFIPALHAAPVSKKRQSPDFRVPVSTLRMKGILPSHGDAQLQAEALANELNKDNVVEEISTGPGGMITFKVHRKLLVEKMLEPFGEEDAKFGFNSELFNTVKKGKTLVEFSSPNIAKKFHAGHLRSTIIGNFIANLKESLGNHVIRMNYLGDWGMQFGLLGAGFEQFGSQEKLNVNPLQHLFDVYVQANKEAEDDKEIQLAAREFFQKLEQHDSQAMSLWQQFREITVKEYQQVYKRLGVPFDVYSGESFHQEQAREVVQLLQTRGLLKTTERGTSVVDVSAEGDMSSCSTVLRSDGTSLYITRDIAAAIDRKEKFNFDEMIYVTDKSQQNHFLHLFHILRLMGHPWAESCRHVSFGLVQGMSTRRGEVVFLEDVLDEARARMLHNMQQATTTKEMADPGDTAEKVGMSALIVQDFRGPLEADYRFDWDRILQAQGDTGVFLQYTHARLRSLIRTNSTMAAKEIDPSLLLEHRSIAILQHLLRFDEVLYQSNRDLQPRHLVTFLTKLSHLVASALRELPVKGSPDDVAQARLRLFSGACSVLASGMRILGIKPVEKM, from the exons ATGGCTTGTTTCTTTAGAAGAAGCATTGCTGCAAAG CTGGCAAGGACATTGCATCAACCAGAAGATGTCTTCATTCCAGCCCTTCATGCTGCTCCCGTTTCAAAGAAACG TCAATCTCCTGATTTCAGAGTGCCGGTCAGTACGCTCCGGATGAAAGGCATCCTACCGTCACACGGAGATGCGCAGTTGCAGGCAGAAGCGCTGGCCAATGAG TTGAATAAGGACAATGTAGTGGAAGAAATATCGACAGGACCTGGTGGGATGATCACCTTCAAAGTCCACCGTAAACTTCTGGTGGAG AAAATGTTGGAGCCCTTTGGAGAAGAGGATGCAAAGTTCGGCTTTAATAGTGAACTTTTCAATACTGTCAAGAAAGGAAAAACGCTGGTGGAATTTAG TTCTCCAAATATTGCAAAGAAATTTCATGCTGGACACTTGCGGTCAACTATCATAG GTAACTTCATCGCCAACCTCAAGGAGTCTCTTGGGAACCATGTTATTCGAATGAACTACCTTGGAGACTGGGGCATGCAGTTTG GTCTGCTTGGGGCTGGCTTTGAACAATTTGGAAGCCAAGAAAAATTGAATGTGAATCCCTTGCAACATCTATTTGAT GTCTATGTTCAAGCAAACAAAGAAGCAGAGGACGATAAGGAAATCCAGCTGGCCGCCAGAGAATTCTTTCAGAAGTTGGAGCAGCATGACAGCCAGGCCATGTCACTATGGCAACAATTCAGGGAAATTACAGTGAAGGAGTACCAGCAGGTTTACAAG CGGTTGGGCGTCCCCTTCGACGTCTACTCCGGGGAGTCCTTCCACCAGGAGCAGGCCCGGGAGGTGGTGCAGCTGCTCCAGACCCGCGGCCTGCTGAAGACCACAGA GAGGGGAACTAGTGTGGTTGACGTCTCCGCAGAGGGTGACATGTCCAGCTGCTCTACCGTGTTACGTAGTGACGGCACCTCGCTCTACATCACCAG aGATATTGCTGCAGCTATAGACCGCAAGGAAAAGTTCAATTTTGATGAGATGATTTATGTG ACAGACAAAAGCCAACAGAATCACTTTCTGCATTTGTTCCACATCCTACGCCTCATGGGACATCCTTGGgctgagag CTGTCGGCACGTGTCCTTCGGCCTGGTCCAGGGCATGAgcaccaggagaggagaggtggtgttTCTGGAGGACGTCCTTGACGAGGCTCGCGCCCGGATGCTCCACAACATGCAGCAGGCAACGA CCACCAAGGAAATGGCCGACCCTGGGGACACGGCGGAGAAGGTTGGGATGAGCGCCCTCATAGTTCAA GACTTTAGAGGCCCGCTGGAGGCAGACTACAGGTTTGACTGGGACCGAATTCTCCAGGCCCAGGGAGACACCGGAGTCTTCctgcagtacacacacgcacgcctacGAAG TTTGATACGGACTAATAGCACTATGGCAGCCAAGGAAATTGATCCTTCGCTCCTATTGGAGCACAGAAGCATTGCTATCCTGCAGCATCTTCTCCg TTTTGATGAGGTGTTATACCAGTCTAATCGAGACCTGCAACCCAGACACCTTGTCACCTTCCTAACCAAGCTCAG TCACCTGGTGGCCTCTGCCCTCAGGGAGCTGCCAGTCAAAGGAAGCCCTGACGACGTGGCTCAG GCCCGGTTAAGACTGTTCAGCGGTGCCTGCTCAGTCCTAGCCAGTGGAATGAGGATCCTGGGCATTAAGCCTGTGGAGAAAATGTGA
- the LOC130374486 gene encoding protein yippee-like 5, with protein sequence MGRIFLDHIGGTRLFCCANCDTTLTNRAELISTRFTGATGRAFLFNKVVNLQHSDVQERVMLTGRHMVRDVSCKNCNSKVGWLYEFATEDSQRYKEGRVILERALVRESEGFERTPSDSNS encoded by the exons ATGGGACGGATCTTTCTGGACCACATCGGCGGCACTCGGCTGTTCTGCTGCGCCAACTGTGACACGACGCTGACCAACCGCGCGGAGCTCATCTCCACGCGCTTCACGGGGGCCACGGGCCGAGCCTTCCTCTTCAACAAG GTGGTGAACCTCCAGCACAGCGACGTGCAGGAGCGCGTCATGCTGACCGGGAGGCACATGGTGCGGGACGTGAGCTGCAAGAACTGCAACAGCAAGGTGGGCTGGCTCTACGAGTTCGCCACGGAGGACAGCCAGCGCTACAAGGAGGGCCGCGTCATCCTGGAGAGGGCGCTggtgagggagagtgagggctTCGAGCGGACTCCTTCAGACTCCAACTCTTGA
- the LOC130374753 gene encoding akirin-2-like, which produces MACGATLKRTMDFDPLMSPASPKRRRCVPITAASTSSPQKYLRMEPSPFGEVVSSRLTTEQILHNIKQEYKRLQKRRHLDSLPQQADGCCPVDLQSAPSGSSGSCSTSPSRREQPLFSLRQVGMICERLLKEREEKIREEYNEILTSKLAEQYDAFVKFTHDQLMRRFGEQPASYVS; this is translated from the exons ATGGCTTGTGGTGCTACTCTGAAGAGGACCATGGATTTCGATCCACTAATGAGCCCGGCATCACCCAAAAGGAGGAGATGCGTCCCGATCACAGCTGCTTCCACTTCATCGCCACAGAAGTATCTGCGTATGGAGCCTTCGCCATTTGGAGAAGTGGTTTCCTCCAGACTTACAACCG AACAAATCCTACACAACATCAAGCAGGAGTACAAGCGGCTGCAGAAGCGCCGACACCTGGACAGCCTTCCGCAGCAGGCGGACGGCTGCTGTCCCGTGGACCTCCAGAGTGCTCCGAGTGGATCGTCAG GGAGCTGCTCCACGTcccccagcaggagagagcagccGCTGTTCTCCCTCAGGCAGGTGGGCATGATCTGCGAACGGCTTCTGAAGGAGCGGGAGGAAAAGATCCGTGAGGAGTACAACGAGATCCTTACCTCCAAGCTCGCAG agcaATATGACGCCTTTGTCAAGTTCACACATGACCAGCTGATGCGACGGTTTGGAGAGCAGCCTGCTAGCT ATGTTTCCTGA
- the LOC130374484 gene encoding probable arginine--tRNA ligase, mitochondrial isoform X2, whose protein sequence is MACFFRRSIAAKLARTLHQPEDVFIPALHAAPVSKKRQSPDFRVPVSTLRMKGILPSHGDAQLQAEALANELNKDNVVEEISTGPGGMITFKVHRKLLVEKMLEPFGEEDAKFGFNSELFNTVKKGKTLVEFSSPNIAKKFHAGHLRSTIIGNFIANLKESLGNHVIRMNYLGDWGMQFGLLGAGFEQFGSQEKLNVNPLQHLFDVYVQANKEAEDDKEIQLAAREFFQKLEQHDSQAMSLWQQFREITVKEYQQVYKRLGVPFDVYSGESFHQEQAREVVQLLQTRGLLKTTERGTSVVDVSAEGDMSSCSTVLRSDGTSLYITRDIAAAIDRKEKFNFDEMIYVTDKSQQNHFLHLFHILRLMGHPWAESCRHVSFGLVQGMSTRRGEVVFLEDVLDEARARMLHNMQQATTTKEMADPGDTAEKVGMSALIVQCHLTRLPRRHWSTGLSLILLVGCSGNRSEICGVRLVLGSG, encoded by the exons ATGGCTTGTTTCTTTAGAAGAAGCATTGCTGCAAAG CTGGCAAGGACATTGCATCAACCAGAAGATGTCTTCATTCCAGCCCTTCATGCTGCTCCCGTTTCAAAGAAACG TCAATCTCCTGATTTCAGAGTGCCGGTCAGTACGCTCCGGATGAAAGGCATCCTACCGTCACACGGAGATGCGCAGTTGCAGGCAGAAGCGCTGGCCAATGAG TTGAATAAGGACAATGTAGTGGAAGAAATATCGACAGGACCTGGTGGGATGATCACCTTCAAAGTCCACCGTAAACTTCTGGTGGAG AAAATGTTGGAGCCCTTTGGAGAAGAGGATGCAAAGTTCGGCTTTAATAGTGAACTTTTCAATACTGTCAAGAAAGGAAAAACGCTGGTGGAATTTAG TTCTCCAAATATTGCAAAGAAATTTCATGCTGGACACTTGCGGTCAACTATCATAG GTAACTTCATCGCCAACCTCAAGGAGTCTCTTGGGAACCATGTTATTCGAATGAACTACCTTGGAGACTGGGGCATGCAGTTTG GTCTGCTTGGGGCTGGCTTTGAACAATTTGGAAGCCAAGAAAAATTGAATGTGAATCCCTTGCAACATCTATTTGAT GTCTATGTTCAAGCAAACAAAGAAGCAGAGGACGATAAGGAAATCCAGCTGGCCGCCAGAGAATTCTTTCAGAAGTTGGAGCAGCATGACAGCCAGGCCATGTCACTATGGCAACAATTCAGGGAAATTACAGTGAAGGAGTACCAGCAGGTTTACAAG CGGTTGGGCGTCCCCTTCGACGTCTACTCCGGGGAGTCCTTCCACCAGGAGCAGGCCCGGGAGGTGGTGCAGCTGCTCCAGACCCGCGGCCTGCTGAAGACCACAGA GAGGGGAACTAGTGTGGTTGACGTCTCCGCAGAGGGTGACATGTCCAGCTGCTCTACCGTGTTACGTAGTGACGGCACCTCGCTCTACATCACCAG aGATATTGCTGCAGCTATAGACCGCAAGGAAAAGTTCAATTTTGATGAGATGATTTATGTG ACAGACAAAAGCCAACAGAATCACTTTCTGCATTTGTTCCACATCCTACGCCTCATGGGACATCCTTGGgctgagag CTGTCGGCACGTGTCCTTCGGCCTGGTCCAGGGCATGAgcaccaggagaggagaggtggtgttTCTGGAGGACGTCCTTGACGAGGCTCGCGCCCGGATGCTCCACAACATGCAGCAGGCAACGA CCACCAAGGAAATGGCCGACCCTGGGGACACGGCGGAGAAGGTTGGGATGAGCGCCCTCATAGTTCAA TGCCACCTGACTCGCCTCCCGCGTCGTCATTGGTCAACAGGGTTGTCGTTGATATTGCTCGTAGGTTGTTCAGGCAATAGGTCAGAGATCTGTGGTGTGCGTCTTGTGTTGGGCTCTGGTTGA
- the LOC130374485 gene encoding CMP-sialic acid transporter-like, whose product MANEPVSAAFKLYCLSVMTLVAATYTVALRYTRTISSGDLYFSTTAVCTTEVIKLILSLGMLARETGSPSRLKNSLVEHVLQSPKELLKLSVPSVVYAVQNNMAFLALSNLDAAVYQVTYQLKIPCTALCMVFMLNRSLSRMQWFSVLMLCAGVTLVQWKPAEATKVQIEQNPFLGFVAIAIAVICSGFAGVYFEKVLKSSDTSLWVRNIQMYISGIAVTLFGVCVTDGANVMEKGFFFGYTPWVCFVVFLASVGGLYTSVVVKYTDNIMKGFSAAAAIVISTVASVLLFGLQITVTFASGAMMVCVSIYLYGLPKQEAAKLPQYNADDTEVKQKLITV is encoded by the exons atggCCAACG AGCCGGTGAGTGCGGCGTTCAAGCTGTACTGCCTGTCTGTGATGACATTGGTGGCAGCGACATACACTGTGGCCCTGCGATACACCAGAACAATATCATCAGGGGACCTGTACTTCTCCACCACTGCTGTGTGCACCACTGAAGTCATCAAATTAATACTGAGTCTTGGGATGTTGGCGAG AGAAACGGGAAGCCCCAGTCGGTTGAAGAATTCTCTGGTGGAACATGTATTACAAAGCCCCAAAGAACTGCTCAAACTCAGCGTTCCTTCAGTTGTGTATGCTGTGCAGAATAACATGGCCTTCTTGGCCTTAAGCAACCTGGATGCAGCAGTGTATCAG gtgACCTACCAGCTGAAGATCCCGTGCACGGCCCTGTGCATGGTGTTCATGCTGAACCGCTCCCTCAGCAGGATGCAGTGGTTCTCAGTCCTAATGCTATGCGCCGGGGTCACCCTGGTTCAATGGAAGCCTGCAGAAGCCACTAAAGTCCAG ATCGAACAAAACCCCTTTCTGGGTTTTGTAGCCATCGCGATCGCCGTCATTTGTTCTGGGTTTGCAG GTGTTTACTTTGAGAAGGTCCTGAAGAGCTCCGACACGTCCCTGTGGGTGAGGAACATCCAGATGTACATCTCTGGCATCGCGGTCACGCTGTTCggagtgtgtgtgacagacggCGCCAATGTCATGGAAAAGGGCTTCTTCTTCGGCTACACCCCCTGGGTATGCTTTGTCGTGT tCCTGGCCAGTGTGGGGGGTCTGTACACCTCGGTTGTGGTGAAGTACACGGACAACATCATGAAGGGCTtctctgccgccgccgccatcgtTATCTCCACGGTGGCGTCGGTCCTCCTGTTCGGTCTGCAGATCA CGGTGACCTTTGCTTCTGGAGCCATGATGGTGTGCGTGTCCATCTACCTGTATGGCCTGCCCAAGCAAGAAGCAGCCAAGCTGCCCCAGTACAACGCTGACGACACAGAGGTCAAACAGAAGTTGATCACTGTCTGA